From a region of the Balaenoptera ricei isolate mBalRic1 chromosome 11, mBalRic1.hap2, whole genome shotgun sequence genome:
- the LOC132375333 gene encoding IQ domain-containing protein F5-like: MPQTGLLIGAFRPLTFKKDGHVCQIVIEDLDETTLVEEREKKKERPPSPSPSPAPKPHPPVEAPPSDKELQAIKIQAWWRGTLVRRTLLHAALRACIIQYWWKQKLAELLEKKRRAVLDHYAQQKWAVVRLQSWVRMWRVRLRYCRLLHAARIIQVYWRWHNCHTRGFFRGSYELTASQLGLELEIFLGSQVCRITDCIPFPIKN; the protein is encoded by the exons AAAGATGGCCACGTTTGTCAAATCGTGATAGAAGACCTTGATGAAACCACCTtagtagaagagagagagaagaaaaaagagcgTCCACCTTCACCCTCTCCGTCCCCTGCACCAAAG CCCCACCCCCCAGTGGAAGCGCCCCCCTCTGACAAAGAGTTGCAAGCAATAAAGATCCAGGCCTGGTGGCGGGGCACCCTGGTGCGCCGGACGCTGCTGCACGCAGCCCTCAGAGCATGTATTATTCAGTACTGGTGGAAACAGAAGCTGGCAGAGCTGCTGGAGAAGAAGCGGCGGGCTGTGCTGGATCATTATGCTCAGCAAAAATGGGCAGTGGTCAGGCTACAGTCTTGGGTCCGCATGTGGCGCGTCCGCCTTCGTTATTGCCGTTTGCTCCATGCTGCCCGCATTATCCAGGTCTATTGGCGCTGGCATAATTGCCATACCCGTGGCTTTTTCAGGGGCAGCTATGAACTCACAGCAAGCCAACTAGGACTTGAGCTTGAGATCTTTCTGGGGTCACAGGTCTGTCGGATTACAGACTGCATCCCCTTCCCAATAAAGAATTGA